One window from the genome of Halodesulfovibrio sp. MK-HDV encodes:
- a CDS encoding HAD family hydrolase — translation MIHSLKAVVFDFDGTLAIPTIDFNEMKQRAHDAVKIVYPNLPDLNGLPLLEWLDMAKEQATKERLSILDAMDEAAISAAKDVELEAAARSDVFAWARTLLSELLKRDITPCIVTRNCTEAVRIVFPDVDEYCPVILTRDDVPIVKPDPDHLHRALALVGCQPEEAIMTGDHLMDIHTGKAAGTLTAGVCTGEATREEFEAENPDFIATDCWDLFLQMTAR, via the coding sequence ATGATACATTCACTTAAAGCTGTTGTTTTCGATTTCGACGGCACACTAGCTATTCCGACCATCGATTTTAACGAGATGAAGCAACGAGCGCACGATGCTGTAAAGATCGTATACCCGAACCTTCCAGATCTTAATGGTCTCCCACTCCTTGAATGGCTTGATATGGCAAAAGAACAGGCAACTAAGGAAAGACTGTCTATTCTAGATGCAATGGACGAAGCAGCCATCAGCGCCGCAAAAGATGTTGAGCTTGAAGCTGCAGCACGCAGTGACGTTTTTGCATGGGCTCGCACACTGCTTTCTGAATTACTTAAGAGAGACATTACTCCCTGTATCGTTACCCGTAACTGCACAGAGGCTGTTCGCATTGTTTTTCCGGATGTAGATGAATACTGCCCGGTCATCCTTACCCGCGATGATGTTCCCATTGTAAAGCCTGACCCTGACCATCTGCATAGAGCACTTGCACTTGTCGGCTGCCAGCCAGAAGAAGCTATTATGACTGGCGACCACCTGATGGATATTCACACAGGTAAAGCTGCAGGCACACTAACAGCTGGTGTATGCACCGGAGAAGCCACACGCGAAGAATTTGAAGCAGAAAATCCAGATTTTATTGCAACAGACTGCTGGGATCTCTTCCTGCAAATGACCGCGCGTTAA
- a CDS encoding class I SAM-dependent methyltransferase, which produces MNAITTFLWKKIVASTVEQSVRLVRKSRARNVLVIGENTTSLSHALDGYVDRLEVLNHNTLHTVLAHSQREIHEGQSFLDAKDGSFDLCIVSFGLHQVDPEVAEQIVRECMRIAPNALLIDFALAERNIELPSQYVCSLAEQFLHRGHWDVYKKYIRVGALHGIAHRAQTSEFSNVTIWGGGIRLLLVG; this is translated from the coding sequence GTGAATGCCATAACCACTTTTTTATGGAAGAAGATTGTTGCTAGTACGGTGGAACAGTCCGTAAGACTTGTGCGAAAATCTCGGGCGCGGAACGTCCTTGTTATTGGCGAGAATACGACTTCTTTGTCTCATGCTTTGGATGGGTATGTTGATCGCCTTGAGGTTCTCAATCACAACACCCTGCACACGGTGTTGGCTCATTCACAAAGAGAGATACATGAAGGGCAGTCTTTTTTAGATGCTAAAGACGGTTCCTTCGACTTATGCATTGTGAGTTTCGGTTTGCATCAGGTTGATCCGGAAGTTGCAGAACAGATTGTCCGTGAATGTATGCGCATTGCCCCTAATGCTTTGCTTATCGATTTTGCCCTTGCTGAAAGAAATATAGAGCTGCCTTCCCAGTATGTATGTTCGCTTGCGGAACAGTTTCTTCATAGGGGACATTGGGATGTGTATAAAAAGTATATTCGAGTTGGTGCGCTGCATGGCATTGCTCATCGGGCGCAGACGAGTGAATTTTCCAATGTAACCATTTGGGGCGGCGGCATACGCCTGCTGTTGGTTGGATAG
- a CDS encoding alkyl/aryl-sulfatase encodes MKGIRLSFFIWLAISFLSSPAFAAVSPNAASDTTKAANAQWLKILPFANEQDFKDAAKGFIAPLPNDGIIKNAEGRVVWDMKAFKFITEQKKAPDTVNPSLWRQMQLVMQGGLFKVCDRIYQIRNADLSNMTIIEGDTGIIVIDPLISTETAKAALDLYFAHRPKKQIVAVFYSHSHVDHFGGVRGIIDEKDVTDGKIKIFAPEGFTEAAVSENVYAGNAMSRRATYMYGNLLPPSPQGQVGAGLGTTTSTGTVTLILPTDLIKETGQKVKIDGLDFEFLMAPGSEAPAEMHWYVKQLKAVSAAENCTHTLHNTYTLRGAKIRNPLAWSKYLNETIQMWGENAEVLYGMHHWPVWGKAVVENLKMARDGYRFINDQTLRLANMGYTPDQIAEQVHFPENLAQHWAMRGYYGSVYHNVKATYVFYLGWFDGNPSTLHVLPPVKAAKKYVEYMGGAKAIITKARKAYENGEYRWVAEVGNHIVFADPSNKEARMLVADALEQMGYQAESGPWRNFYLTGAQELRDGIKELPAPNTSSPDFIKAVDTTMLLDYTGVRLNPQKAAGQDITINLILTDTSEKFVLELRNSALSNRHGTIDNADLTLEMTRALLNKIFLKETTLADALKTKDITADGDEKKIHALLGMLDNFPFWFNIVTPNAPQSKN; translated from the coding sequence ATGAAAGGCATTCGGCTATCGTTTTTTATCTGGCTGGCCATTTCTTTTCTTTCAAGCCCAGCTTTTGCAGCTGTTTCACCCAACGCTGCATCCGACACAACCAAAGCTGCTAACGCCCAGTGGTTAAAAATTCTGCCGTTTGCCAATGAGCAGGATTTTAAAGATGCCGCAAAAGGCTTCATTGCCCCACTACCCAACGACGGCATAATTAAAAATGCCGAGGGGCGTGTTGTATGGGACATGAAAGCATTCAAATTTATTACTGAACAGAAAAAAGCCCCCGACACCGTCAACCCTAGCTTGTGGCGTCAAATGCAGCTTGTCATGCAGGGTGGCTTATTTAAAGTTTGTGACAGAATCTACCAAATACGCAATGCTGACCTTTCAAATATGACCATCATTGAAGGGGACACTGGCATTATTGTCATCGACCCGCTTATCTCAACAGAAACAGCAAAGGCAGCTCTTGACCTTTATTTCGCGCATCGCCCTAAGAAACAGATCGTGGCAGTGTTTTATTCACATAGCCATGTAGACCACTTTGGTGGAGTACGCGGCATAATTGATGAAAAAGATGTCACAGATGGCAAAATTAAAATTTTTGCTCCAGAAGGTTTTACCGAAGCTGCCGTTTCAGAAAACGTGTATGCCGGTAACGCAATGAGCCGAAGGGCTACATATATGTACGGCAACCTTCTTCCACCATCCCCGCAAGGACAAGTCGGTGCAGGTCTCGGCACCACTACATCCACTGGCACTGTCACACTTATCCTCCCGACAGATCTCATCAAAGAAACCGGTCAGAAAGTAAAAATTGACGGACTGGACTTTGAATTCCTCATGGCTCCAGGCTCTGAAGCACCAGCAGAAATGCATTGGTACGTTAAACAGCTTAAAGCCGTCTCAGCCGCAGAAAACTGCACCCATACACTACATAATACGTACACACTTCGCGGTGCAAAAATTCGTAATCCACTTGCATGGTCAAAATATCTCAACGAAACTATCCAGATGTGGGGGGAAAATGCAGAAGTCCTCTACGGCATGCATCACTGGCCTGTATGGGGAAAAGCTGTCGTCGAGAATTTAAAGATGGCTCGTGACGGGTACCGTTTTATTAACGATCAAACACTGCGTCTTGCCAATATGGGATACACACCGGATCAAATTGCAGAACAAGTCCATTTCCCAGAGAACTTAGCTCAACATTGGGCAATGCGCGGCTACTACGGCTCTGTATACCACAACGTAAAAGCGACCTACGTATTCTACCTCGGTTGGTTTGATGGCAACCCGTCTACCCTGCATGTGCTTCCCCCTGTAAAAGCAGCAAAAAAATATGTTGAATATATGGGCGGCGCAAAAGCAATCATCACTAAAGCGCGCAAAGCATACGAGAACGGTGAATACCGTTGGGTAGCCGAAGTGGGCAACCATATCGTGTTTGCGGACCCTTCCAACAAAGAAGCCCGCATGCTGGTGGCAGACGCTCTGGAGCAGATGGGATATCAAGCTGAATCCGGCCCATGGCGTAACTTCTATTTAACAGGTGCACAGGAATTACGGGACGGCATCAAAGAACTGCCTGCTCCAAACACATCCTCACCGGATTTTATTAAAGCCGTAGATACGACGATGCTGTTGGACTACACAGGAGTGCGCCTTAATCCACAGAAAGCAGCTGGACAGGACATTACTATCAATTTGATACTCACCGACACATCAGAAAAATTTGTTCTGGAACTTCGAAACTCAGCACTCTCTAACCGCCATGGCACCATTGATAACGCAGACCTCACTCTTGAAATGACGCGAGCCCTTCTTAACAAAATATTCCTCAAAGAAACCACACTGGCCGACGCGTTGAAAACGAAAGATATAACAGCAGACGGTGATGAGAAAAAAATCCATGCTCTTTTGGGCATGCTCGACAACTTCCCGTTCTGGTTTAACATCGTTACGCCAAACGCACCGCAGTCTAAAAACTAA
- a CDS encoding DJ-1/PfpI family protein, with amino-acid sequence MNIAILTFDGFNELDSFIALGILNRMKEFGWNVQITCPKETVTSMNGVTVTAQQPLEFANSADVVIFGSGVCTRDVAKDDEILGRLSLDSQRQVICAQCSGTLLLGVLGLLDGIPACTDLTTKPWVMDAGIKVLDDPFFAKGNIATAGGCMASQYLATWIIAKIAGRESAESAIHYVAPTGEKESSVEHSLSVVLPFI; translated from the coding sequence ATGAATATAGCGATTTTAACCTTTGATGGATTTAACGAGCTGGACTCATTTATAGCTCTAGGTATCTTAAACCGAATGAAAGAATTTGGATGGAATGTACAGATTACATGTCCTAAAGAGACTGTAACATCAATGAACGGAGTAACCGTTACAGCGCAGCAGCCTTTGGAGTTCGCAAATAGTGCAGATGTCGTTATTTTCGGTAGCGGTGTATGTACTCGTGATGTTGCAAAGGATGATGAGATACTGGGTAGATTGAGTTTAGATTCGCAAAGGCAAGTGATCTGCGCTCAGTGCTCGGGCACGTTGCTTTTGGGAGTATTGGGGTTGCTTGATGGTATACCTGCTTGTACAGATTTAACAACTAAGCCTTGGGTGATGGATGCTGGAATCAAGGTCTTAGATGATCCATTTTTTGCAAAAGGCAATATAGCTACAGCAGGTGGCTGTATGGCTTCTCAATATTTGGCTACTTGGATTATAGCAAAGATTGCAGGCAGAGAATCAGCTGAATCTGCAATACACTATGTCGCGCCTACCGGTGAAAAAGAATCTAGTGTAGAGCATTCTCTTTCCGTTGTACTGCCCTTTATTTGA
- a CDS encoding zf-TFIIB domain-containing protein, with translation MNCPNCSTKLHMTERKGIEIDFCPDCRGVWLDRGELDKILEKSIAEEQEYSRPQASQQVMQPTSSGFPDAQQRKDYDSHNYKHGKHKHGHGHEQYGHKKSRKPWFMELFD, from the coding sequence ATGAATTGTCCAAATTGCAGCACAAAACTGCATATGACGGAACGAAAAGGCATTGAAATTGATTTCTGTCCAGACTGTCGAGGCGTATGGCTCGACAGGGGCGAGCTGGATAAAATTTTAGAAAAAAGTATCGCCGAAGAACAGGAATACAGCAGGCCGCAGGCGTCACAGCAAGTCATGCAGCCCACCTCATCCGGTTTTCCAGATGCGCAGCAACGCAAAGATTATGATTCGCACAATTACAAACATGGAAAGCATAAACACGGACACGGACACGAGCAATACGGACACAAAAAAAGCCGTAAGCCATGGTTCATGGAACTATTCGACTAA
- a CDS encoding HD domain-containing protein, with amino-acid sequence MLLYLFFFMFIIIYLRVLFGPKGFFREKQWDEWNDEAKATRNAEKAARKAEAKIQAEKKIRHTTEVAMTPDLTSYQKWFAEYVEGYAQADQHDQQYIDLKREHTLRVFGNAKQITASLSLDSSTMNVALLGALFHDVGRFEQYNIYKTYSDQNSVNHGLLGCRILKQESILEHEPKEIQHAVRATVALHNKYALPSALPKHIRIATHIVRDSDKLDIFPVLVSNFTHDGSKSDVITMGLEDCPTEYTYKILQNVLNGESVRYGDMRYINDFKLLLSSWVFGLEYRASMQLLHDRGVMERLLNTLPALPDMEEVKLVVREEMQRVLTSNISEEEGT; translated from the coding sequence ATGCTCTTATATTTGTTTTTTTTTATGTTCATCATCATCTACCTGCGTGTCCTCTTTGGCCCTAAAGGGTTTTTTAGAGAAAAACAGTGGGATGAATGGAATGATGAAGCGAAAGCAACGCGTAATGCGGAAAAGGCAGCACGTAAAGCTGAGGCGAAAATTCAGGCAGAAAAAAAAATCCGACACACTACAGAAGTAGCTATGACTCCAGATCTTACATCGTATCAAAAATGGTTTGCAGAGTATGTTGAAGGCTATGCACAAGCTGATCAACACGATCAACAATACATTGATTTAAAACGTGAACATACATTGCGGGTCTTTGGCAACGCGAAGCAAATTACTGCTTCGCTGTCGTTAGATTCATCAACAATGAATGTTGCGTTGCTCGGCGCATTGTTTCACGATGTCGGACGGTTTGAGCAGTACAACATATATAAAACCTACAGTGATCAGAATTCTGTAAACCACGGCTTGCTAGGTTGCCGAATTTTAAAACAGGAAAGCATCCTGGAGCATGAACCGAAAGAAATACAGCATGCAGTAAGAGCAACGGTTGCGTTGCACAATAAATATGCGCTTCCGTCAGCACTTCCAAAACATATCCGTATTGCAACGCACATTGTGCGCGACAGTGACAAACTGGATATTTTTCCAGTGCTTGTATCTAATTTTACGCATGACGGTTCTAAGAGTGATGTCATTACCATGGGGCTTGAAGATTGCCCGACTGAGTATACCTATAAGATCTTGCAGAATGTCCTGAATGGCGAGTCTGTACGATATGGTGATATGCGGTACATAAACGATTTTAAGCTGCTTCTTTCAAGCTGGGTCTTTGGTTTAGAGTACCGTGCTTCTATGCAATTGCTGCATGACCGCGGTGTGATGGAACGTTTGCTTAACACCTTGCCAGCTTTGCCGGATATGGAAGAGGTGAAGCTTGTTGTGCGTGAAGAAATGCAGCGAGTTTTGACAAGTAATATTTCTGAAGAAGAGGGGACATAG
- a CDS encoding zf-TFIIB domain-containing protein, which produces MTCPNCNLELTIVNRKGVDIECCTVCNGVWMERKEMDRLLQQVLSAKLTNPAPRRVQTPSISPTSEESLTETGSDYDTYFAYKYHGCYGFPSPRIARAKNLLEKR; this is translated from the coding sequence ATGACATGCCCAAACTGCAACTTAGAACTTACTATCGTTAACCGTAAAGGTGTTGATATAGAGTGCTGTACTGTCTGCAACGGAGTCTGGATGGAACGCAAAGAGATGGATCGTCTCTTACAGCAAGTGCTTTCCGCTAAACTCACAAATCCAGCACCTAGACGTGTTCAAACCCCTTCCATATCCCCTACCAGTGAAGAAAGCCTCACTGAAACTGGAAGCGATTACGACACATACTTCGCATACAAGTACCACGGCTGCTATGGCTTCCCATCCCCTCGCATCGCGCGTGCTAAAAACCTCCTTGAGAAACGCTAA
- a CDS encoding 6-carboxytetrahydropterin synthase — MANGIWRLTVRSDFAAAHALRNYDGKCENIHGHNFAVEAVVEGDKLSEDVEILLDFKVMKSKLKEVTELIDHKDLNCTAPFDKMNPSSENLSRFIYQELGKRIESYGVRVHSVTVSEKAAQSATYLEL, encoded by the coding sequence ATGGCTAATGGTATCTGGCGGCTAACTGTGCGTTCCGATTTTGCAGCCGCACACGCACTTCGCAACTACGATGGTAAGTGCGAAAATATTCACGGACACAACTTTGCTGTTGAAGCTGTTGTAGAAGGTGACAAGCTTTCTGAAGACGTTGAAATTCTTCTCGACTTCAAAGTAATGAAAAGTAAACTGAAAGAAGTCACCGAGCTTATCGATCATAAAGATTTGAACTGTACAGCTCCGTTTGACAAAATGAACCCTTCATCTGAAAACCTTTCCCGTTTCATTTATCAGGAACTGGGTAAGCGAATTGAATCATACGGCGTACGCGTTCACTCCGTGACTGTGTCTGAAAAAGCTGCACAGTCTGCGACCTATCTGGAGTTATAG
- a CDS encoding MarC family protein: MMDLNWQVIFEISVTLFLIFDPLGNAAMCLPMLGAFTPKQQRRIMLRELVIALGIILSFMYLGDNLLGLLNIHHSTLRIAGGIILLIISMKMVFPQGNGSSTDLEKDPFIVPIAVPLLAGPSLLAAVMLYAARSQESPHGNTELLTAIFLSWLVTAIILLCSSSLTKILGHRGLRATERLMGLILIFMAVQMLEDGIRMFVETF, translated from the coding sequence ATGATGGATTTGAACTGGCAGGTCATTTTTGAAATCTCTGTCACATTATTTTTGATTTTCGATCCGCTTGGCAACGCCGCCATGTGTCTACCTATGCTGGGCGCTTTTACGCCCAAGCAACAGCGACGCATTATGCTGCGAGAGCTCGTTATCGCACTCGGAATCATTCTTTCGTTCATGTACCTTGGTGACAACCTGCTCGGTTTGCTTAACATTCATCACTCTACACTACGTATTGCCGGTGGTATTATCCTGCTCATCATTTCCATGAAAATGGTATTCCCACAGGGTAATGGTTCTTCAACAGATCTTGAGAAAGATCCGTTTATTGTGCCTATTGCTGTCCCGCTCCTCGCTGGACCATCCTTGCTGGCAGCAGTCATGCTGTATGCAGCACGATCTCAAGAGAGCCCGCATGGCAACACAGAACTGTTAACAGCTATCTTTTTGTCATGGCTTGTTACCGCCATTATCCTGCTCTGCTCCTCGTCCCTTACCAAAATATTAGGGCACCGGGGTTTGCGGGCAACAGAACGTCTCATGGGACTCATTCTGATTTTTATGGCCGTTCAAATGCTTGAAGACGGCATCCGCATGTTTGTAGAAACATTTTAG
- the dnaE gene encoding DNA polymerase III subunit alpha, producing the protein MSDFVHLHCHTEYSLLDGAIRLEDLCQKASDFNMPAVAITDHGNMYGAVYFYLIAKKAGLKPIIGCEVYISHGDHTEKTGDFAKKRYHLVLLAQNEEGYKNLCKIVTEGCVNGFHYKPRVSKEVLREHSEGLIALSACLAGEVPRYLLNHSMDEAEEIAREYAEIFPDKFYLELQSNGLKEQEELNDKLIELSKRTGLPLVATNDCHYLNASDVEAHDTLLCIQTGAKVQDEKRMRFNTTELYYKSPEEMKAAFAHVPEAISNTVKIADQIDIELTLGEYYFPEYELPEGVTMADEFSRMCREGLQKRIDIIPYEIDEKIYWDRLELELKVINDMGFPAYFLIVQDFINWAKDNGIPVGPGRGSAAGSIVAWALRITNLDPIPYDLLFERFLNVERVSMPDIDVDFCERRRGEVIRYTMEQYGEDKVAQITTFGKMKAKAVIKDVARAQGLTFQEGDRISKLIPDEMNITIQKALAAEPELADLYRNDATVKKLIDISQRLEGLCRHASTHAAGVVISDKPMVEYLPLYRDKKGGRVTQFDMKKVEEVGLVKFDFLGLRTMTVIQDAVDNIGLVGKPQPDLDTLAFDDAATYELYQRGDTDGIFQVESSGMRTYLRMLKPSCFDDIIAMLALYRPGPLNSGMVDEFIKRKHGEVPVVYPLPSLEDCLKPTYGVIVYQEQVMQIAQIVGNYTLGGADLLRRAMGKKNAEAMAQERTKFVAGASENDIPKEKAEEIFDLMEQFAAYGFNKSHSAAYALISYWTAYLKVHYPVEFMAALMTSEMGNQDKVLKYVAACRDMDVSVKQANVQASRRQFTVHEGEVIFGLGAIKTVGDEAIREIVEAREADGEFPSMLDLASRVGLRKVTKRVIENLIKGGAMDCFGVSRRGMLAALDSVVAKAQKKAKDKDSNQVSLFTMIAEEPKVIGGIGFECEEQTLEEFDDEQKLRFEKDALGFYLTSHPLQPFRRELHRLHLQPLEEAADLEPGGEIKCAILVTAMKEHVTKKGNKMAFMDIEDLTASGELVVFPEAYAEGKELFLSEQPLLLTAKISDQQNNEDGDDEDAVKEIKLLCEKVESLTEACQCNLEPTTIDIPYNRLCMQAITDLKEVLVKHNGPVPVYVRAMISDSDAIFSLDEAYSIHPGPQFEKDFAKWKGVVHG; encoded by the coding sequence ATGTCAGATTTTGTACATTTACACTGCCATACAGAATACAGCCTTCTTGATGGCGCTATCCGTTTAGAAGACCTTTGTCAAAAGGCTTCTGATTTCAACATGCCTGCCGTAGCCATTACTGACCACGGTAACATGTACGGTGCTGTCTATTTTTATCTTATTGCTAAAAAAGCCGGTCTCAAGCCAATTATCGGGTGTGAAGTGTATATTTCACACGGTGATCATACAGAAAAAACCGGTGACTTTGCCAAAAAGCGCTACCACTTAGTGCTTCTTGCCCAAAACGAAGAAGGGTACAAAAATCTTTGTAAAATCGTAACGGAAGGTTGCGTTAACGGCTTCCACTATAAGCCTCGTGTCAGCAAAGAGGTTTTACGCGAGCATAGCGAAGGACTTATTGCTCTTTCCGCATGTCTTGCCGGTGAAGTTCCTCGGTACCTGCTGAACCACTCCATGGACGAAGCAGAAGAAATAGCACGAGAATACGCTGAAATTTTCCCGGACAAATTCTACCTAGAGCTACAATCCAACGGATTGAAAGAACAGGAAGAGCTAAACGATAAGCTCATTGAACTGTCCAAACGCACAGGGCTTCCTCTTGTGGCAACAAACGACTGCCACTACCTGAATGCATCAGACGTTGAAGCGCACGACACCCTGCTTTGTATCCAGACCGGTGCAAAAGTTCAGGATGAAAAACGCATGCGTTTCAACACAACGGAGCTGTACTACAAATCTCCGGAAGAAATGAAGGCTGCGTTTGCACATGTACCGGAAGCTATTTCCAACACCGTAAAAATTGCTGATCAAATCGATATTGAACTCACATTAGGTGAATACTACTTCCCTGAATACGAGTTGCCTGAAGGCGTGACCATGGCTGATGAATTCAGCCGTATGTGTCGTGAGGGTCTTCAAAAACGTATTGATATTATCCCGTACGAAATCGACGAAAAAATTTACTGGGACAGACTTGAGCTTGAGCTGAAAGTTATTAACGACATGGGCTTTCCGGCCTACTTCCTCATCGTGCAGGACTTTATTAACTGGGCAAAAGACAACGGTATTCCTGTCGGACCGGGGCGTGGTTCTGCTGCGGGCTCAATTGTCGCATGGGCACTGCGTATTACCAACCTTGACCCAATCCCGTATGATCTACTCTTCGAACGGTTCCTGAACGTAGAACGTGTATCCATGCCGGATATCGACGTCGACTTCTGTGAACGCCGTCGAGGCGAAGTTATCCGCTATACCATGGAACAGTATGGCGAAGACAAAGTTGCGCAGATTACTACCTTCGGTAAAATGAAGGCAAAAGCAGTAATTAAAGACGTTGCCCGTGCTCAGGGTCTCACATTTCAGGAAGGCGATAGGATCTCAAAGCTTATCCCTGATGAAATGAATATAACCATTCAAAAAGCGTTAGCGGCAGAACCTGAGCTTGCAGATCTTTATCGTAACGATGCAACTGTTAAAAAACTTATTGATATTTCCCAGCGCCTCGAGGGTCTTTGTCGCCATGCATCCACTCATGCTGCTGGTGTTGTTATCTCTGACAAGCCGATGGTTGAATACCTGCCACTGTACCGAGATAAAAAAGGCGGCAGGGTAACCCAGTTCGACATGAAAAAGGTTGAAGAAGTCGGTCTTGTAAAATTCGACTTCCTCGGTCTGCGAACCATGACGGTTATTCAGGATGCTGTAGACAACATCGGATTAGTCGGTAAACCACAACCAGATCTCGACACACTGGCATTTGATGATGCAGCAACGTACGAGCTCTATCAACGCGGCGATACTGACGGTATTTTTCAGGTAGAATCCTCCGGTATGCGTACGTACCTTCGTATGCTCAAACCGAGTTGTTTCGACGATATTATTGCGATGCTCGCCCTCTACCGTCCGGGTCCATTGAACTCCGGTATGGTTGATGAATTTATTAAGCGTAAGCACGGCGAAGTTCCTGTTGTGTACCCGCTTCCGTCATTGGAAGACTGCCTGAAGCCTACATACGGTGTTATCGTATATCAGGAACAGGTAATGCAGATTGCACAGATTGTCGGTAATTACACCCTTGGCGGTGCGGATTTACTGCGTCGTGCAATGGGTAAAAAGAACGCTGAAGCAATGGCGCAGGAGCGTACTAAATTTGTCGCCGGTGCATCTGAAAACGACATTCCAAAAGAAAAGGCCGAAGAAATCTTTGACCTTATGGAACAGTTTGCAGCATATGGCTTCAACAAATCCCACTCCGCTGCATACGCACTTATTTCCTACTGGACCGCATATCTCAAAGTTCATTATCCGGTAGAATTTATGGCTGCCCTCATGACTTCTGAGATGGGCAACCAGGATAAGGTTCTTAAATATGTTGCGGCATGTCGCGACATGGATGTTTCTGTAAAACAAGCAAATGTTCAGGCATCACGCCGCCAGTTCACCGTACACGAAGGCGAAGTTATCTTCGGCCTCGGAGCTATTAAAACTGTAGGTGATGAAGCTATCCGCGAAATCGTGGAAGCTCGCGAGGCTGACGGCGAATTTCCATCCATGCTCGACCTTGCCAGCCGTGTAGGATTACGCAAGGTAACCAAACGAGTAATTGAGAATCTGATTAAAGGTGGCGCAATGGACTGCTTTGGCGTTTCCCGCCGAGGTATGCTTGCTGCTTTGGACAGCGTCGTTGCTAAAGCTCAGAAGAAAGCTAAGGATAAAGATTCCAATCAGGTTTCTTTATTCACCATGATCGCGGAAGAACCAAAAGTTATCGGCGGCATCGGGTTTGAGTGCGAAGAACAGACTCTTGAAGAATTTGATGACGAGCAGAAACTGCGTTTTGAAAAAGATGCGCTTGGCTTCTACTTAACAAGTCACCCTTTGCAGCCATTCCGCCGCGAGCTACACCGACTGCATTTGCAGCCATTGGAAGAAGCTGCGGACCTTGAGCCGGGTGGAGAAATTAAATGCGCCATTCTGGTAACAGCTATGAAAGAGCACGTTACCAAGAAAGGCAACAAGATGGCTTTTATGGACATTGAAGATCTCACCGCTTCCGGCGAGCTTGTTGTTTTTCCAGAAGCATATGCCGAAGGAAAAGAGCTGTTTTTAAGCGAACAACCACTGTTGTTAACAGCCAAAATCAGTGATCAACAAAACAACGAAGATGGTGACGACGAAGACGCTGTAAAAGAAATTAAGTTGTTATGTGAGAAGGTTGAGTCACTCACCGAAGCATGTCAATGCAATCTTGAGCCGACAACAATTGACATACCATATAACAGATTATGCATGCAGGCCATCACAGATCTTAAAGAGGTTTTAGTAAAACATAATGGTCCAGTACCAGTTTATGTACGAGCCATGATCAGTGACTCTGATGCAATTTTCAGTCTGGATGAAGCATACTCTATTCATCCGGGACCTCAATTCGAAAAAGACTTTGCCAAATGGAAAGGAGTTGTCCATGGCTAA